From a single Pirellulales bacterium genomic region:
- a CDS encoding HypC/HybG/HupF family hydrogenase formation chaperone, with protein MREVILPLTCEPVSNMCLAIPAQVSEFANDDNGTATVDIMGVRRKVSLQLLEDDPPDVGDWVLVHVGFAMSKISQQQAADQLEILRQLGEAGAAQEEASGYT; from the coding sequence ATGCGTGAAGTGATCTTGCCTCTCACTTGCGAACCGGTCTCGAACATGTGCCTTGCCATTCCCGCCCAAGTCAGCGAATTTGCCAATGACGACAACGGCACCGCGACCGTCGACATCATGGGCGTGCGCCGCAAGGTGAGTCTGCAGTTGCTCGAAGACGATCCGCCCGACGTCGGCGACTGGGTGCTGGTCCACGTCGGCTTCGCCATGAGCAAGATCAGCCAGCAGCAAGCGGCCGATCAGTTGGAGATACTCCGCCAGTTGGGCGAGGCGGGCGCGGCGCAAGAAGAAGCCAGCGGCTACACGTAG
- the hypD gene encoding hydrogenase formation protein HypD — protein sequence MKYVDEFRDPQLLRNALCEIRSLVEPGRKYRIMEVCGGHTHSIYRFGLKELLPPEVELIHGPGCPVCVLPMGRIDDGLDLANDPNVIFTAFGDMMRVPGSKGSPLESKARGADVRIVYSPLDALRIARRHPDRQVIFFAIGFETTAPSTALTVLRARELGVRNFAVFSNHVTIVPAIRAILESPDMRLDGFIGPGHVSTVIGCRPYEFIARDYRCPIVVSGFEPADILQSLVMLLRQLRAGESKVENQYGRVVPWQGNVAALKSLAEVFEIRPHFEWRGLGFISQSALRIRENYAAWDAEQVMSIRGVCVADPKAAQCGEVLKGVLKPHECKLFGTECTPEHPIGALMVSSEGACAAHFKYSGVRLPVVTA from the coding sequence ATGAAATACGTCGATGAATTCCGCGACCCGCAACTCTTGCGCAACGCCCTATGCGAAATCCGCTCGCTGGTCGAACCGGGCCGAAAGTACCGCATCATGGAGGTTTGCGGCGGGCACACGCACTCGATCTATCGCTTCGGCCTGAAGGAGTTGCTCCCGCCGGAAGTGGAGCTGATTCACGGGCCGGGCTGCCCTGTGTGTGTGTTGCCGATGGGGCGGATCGACGACGGCCTCGATCTGGCCAACGATCCGAACGTCATCTTCACGGCCTTTGGCGACATGATGCGCGTGCCCGGCTCGAAAGGCAGCCCGCTGGAGAGCAAGGCCCGTGGGGCCGATGTGCGGATCGTCTATTCGCCCTTGGATGCCTTGCGGATCGCCCGGCGGCATCCGGACCGGCAGGTGATCTTTTTCGCCATCGGATTCGAGACCACGGCTCCTTCGACCGCGCTCACGGTATTACGGGCACGCGAGCTGGGGGTGCGGAATTTCGCCGTCTTTTCCAACCACGTGACGATCGTGCCGGCGATCCGGGCGATTCTCGAGTCGCCCGATATGCGGCTCGACGGCTTCATCGGTCCTGGGCACGTTTCAACGGTCATCGGCTGCCGGCCTTACGAATTTATTGCCCGCGATTATCGCTGCCCGATCGTGGTGTCGGGCTTCGAGCCGGCCGACATCTTGCAATCGCTGGTGATGCTCTTGCGACAGTTGCGGGCCGGCGAGAGCAAGGTCGAAAACCAATACGGCCGCGTGGTGCCGTGGCAGGGCAATGTGGCGGCGCTCAAGTCCTTGGCCGAGGTGTTTGAGATTCGGCCGCACTTCGAGTGGCGCGGGTTGGGATTTATCTCGCAGTCGGCCTTGCGGATCCGCGAAAACTATGCCGCCTGGGATGCCGAGCAGGTGATGTCCATTCGCGGCGTGTGCGTGGCCGATCCGAAAGCGGCCCAGTGCGGAGAGGTGCTCAAAGGGGTGCTCAAACCGCACGAGTGCAAGCTGTTCGGCACGGAATGCACGCCCGAACATCCAATTGGTGCGCTGATGGTCTCTTCCGAAGGCGCCTGCGCGGCCCATTTCAAATACTCCGGCGTGCGGTTGCCGGTCGTTACGGCTTGA
- the hypE gene encoding hydrogenase expression/formation protein HypE, producing MLEPPAVHFHDKQIFMAHGAGGEASRRLVEGLFRPLFSNPALDALSDAALLAVPSGRLAMTVDSFVVQPLKFAGGSIGELAINGTVNDLAVSGARPVAIAAAFILEAGLPSEVLRREVEAMAAAARRAGVDVVTGDTKVVEHGKGDGMYISTTGVGIVDARADLAISRVATGDRVLLSGPIGNHGMAIMLARAELEIEADILSDTRPLVELIDRLLARAGTGVKWMRDATRGGVATVLNELAREANVAVTIEEEAVPLDDDVRGACELLGVDPLHVANEGQFVAVVAAEAADAALDALRRTPGGERACILGEITAAPMARVLARSSFGGVRVVDMLIGDPLPRIC from the coding sequence ATGCTCGAACCGCCCGCCGTTCATTTCCACGACAAACAAATCTTCATGGCCCACGGGGCGGGCGGCGAAGCGTCGCGGCGGCTCGTGGAGGGGCTGTTTCGGCCCTTGTTTTCCAATCCGGCGCTCGACGCTTTGTCCGACGCGGCCCTGTTGGCGGTCCCCTCAGGCCGCCTGGCGATGACGGTCGACAGTTTTGTCGTTCAGCCGCTCAAATTCGCGGGCGGCTCCATCGGCGAGCTGGCCATCAACGGCACGGTCAACGACCTGGCCGTGTCCGGCGCCCGGCCCGTGGCCATCGCCGCCGCCTTCATCCTTGAGGCCGGCTTGCCGTCGGAAGTTTTACGCCGCGAGGTCGAGGCGATGGCCGCGGCCGCGCGTCGCGCGGGCGTCGACGTCGTCACCGGCGACACCAAAGTGGTCGAACACGGCAAAGGCGACGGAATGTACATTTCGACCACCGGCGTGGGCATCGTCGATGCTCGTGCCGATCTGGCGATCTCGCGCGTGGCGACCGGCGACCGCGTGTTGCTGTCTGGACCCATCGGCAACCACGGCATGGCCATCATGCTGGCCAGGGCCGAATTGGAGATCGAGGCCGACATTCTTTCCGACACGCGGCCGCTCGTCGAGCTGATCGATCGCTTGTTGGCCCGTGCCGGCACGGGCGTCAAATGGATGCGCGACGCCACGCGCGGCGGGGTGGCGACCGTGCTCAACGAACTGGCCCGCGAGGCGAACGTGGCGGTGACCATCGAGGAAGAGGCGGTGCCGCTGGATGACGACGTGCGCGGGGCCTGCGAGCTGCTGGGCGTCGATCCCCTGCACGTGGCCAACGAGGGGCAGTTCGTCGCGGTGGTGGCAGCGGAGGCGGCCGACGCGGCGCTCGACGCACTGCGGCGCACGCCCGGCGGCGAACGGGCCTGCATCCTGGGCGAAATCACCGCGGCGCCGATGGCGCGGGTATTGGCCAGGTCGTCGTTCGGCGGCGTGCGGGTGGTCGATATGTTGATCGGCGATCCGTTGCCGCGGATTTGCTAG